The Peribacillus simplex genome contains a region encoding:
- a CDS encoding copper resistance protein CopC codes for MKKYLWLVVSLFSLLLYPATAFGHATVISSNPSPNEAMDTLPEKISIQFSENIQPSFHSLEVFSHDGDKIQIQDSTISEQSERILEAKWKGTIDEGIYYIKWRVVSSDGHPIEGTIPFQFGDSAGLSDQENPVVNASFPNSINVILQSLQYICFAALTGILFFRLSLMKDSRLFEESRRTRLYLWLSYAGLAFSILFNLPLKVTIDAGVGWTDAFKLSYIKEVLNATNFGTVWIIEVLILLLLFLVIYFMLENSLNKSLPFLSFIIMASLMICKALTGHTAAVPNQFLAVLMDFLHLLSMALWLGGIMALLVILPGLAERQAVQEDKKTFYWSIIQRFSRWAFLFVIILIVSGIYSSLQHVPTVHSLFNTTYGQLLLAKIGLMLVMIVLGGFHFLRGKKQTKKLGYSVGMEFGLGIVILLVASLLTNVQTAMSSPGPIEKTLMTEENNEVTLMVTPNEVGDNLIQVNLSNEGKPIAEIEQLTITMQPVDTPSGEIKLQMKEKNTGTFTSKSLLTMPGKWNIHVHGLTENLDSINADFIILIGNS; via the coding sequence ATGAAAAAATATTTATGGCTGGTAGTCAGCCTATTCAGTTTGCTTTTATACCCAGCAACGGCTTTTGGTCATGCTACGGTAATTAGCTCTAATCCTAGCCCGAATGAAGCGATGGATACTCTTCCTGAAAAGATCAGCATTCAATTCAGCGAGAATATCCAACCATCTTTCCATTCGCTTGAGGTATTCAGCCATGATGGGGACAAAATTCAAATTCAAGACAGTACAATCTCGGAACAAAGTGAAAGAATACTGGAAGCTAAGTGGAAGGGCACTATCGACGAAGGGATTTACTACATTAAATGGAGAGTTGTTTCAAGTGATGGGCATCCCATTGAAGGAACAATTCCCTTTCAATTTGGAGATTCAGCGGGCCTTTCAGACCAAGAAAATCCCGTAGTGAATGCAAGTTTTCCGAATTCCATCAATGTTATCCTTCAAAGTCTTCAATACATATGCTTCGCTGCACTTACTGGAATCCTTTTTTTCAGATTATCTTTAATGAAGGATTCTCGACTTTTTGAAGAAAGCAGAAGAACACGTCTATACCTTTGGCTTTCATATGCAGGCTTAGCATTTTCCATCTTATTCAATCTGCCTTTAAAAGTTACGATTGACGCTGGCGTAGGTTGGACAGATGCATTTAAATTGAGTTATATAAAAGAAGTATTGAATGCTACAAACTTTGGAACTGTCTGGATCATTGAAGTTCTAATATTGCTGCTTCTATTTTTAGTGATTTATTTCATGCTCGAGAACTCCCTGAATAAATCATTGCCTTTCCTTTCTTTCATCATAATGGCAAGCTTGATGATTTGTAAGGCTTTAACTGGACATACAGCAGCTGTTCCTAATCAGTTTCTGGCCGTTTTGATGGATTTCCTTCATTTGTTGTCCATGGCTTTATGGCTCGGCGGCATTATGGCCTTATTGGTGATTTTACCTGGGCTTGCTGAACGGCAGGCAGTCCAAGAAGATAAGAAAACATTTTACTGGTCGATCATTCAAAGGTTTTCCAGATGGGCATTTCTGTTTGTAATCATACTGATTGTTAGCGGGATATATAGCAGTTTACAGCATGTTCCGACTGTCCATTCATTGTTCAACACAACATATGGACAATTGTTACTGGCGAAAATCGGTCTCATGTTAGTCATGATCGTTTTAGGAGGCTTTCATTTTCTCAGAGGGAAAAAACAAACGAAAAAACTTGGTTATAGTGTGGGAATGGAGTTTGGTTTAGGGATCGTCATACTTCTCGTTGCATCTCTATTGACAAATGTCCAAACTGCCATGTCTTCTCCAGGGCCCATTGAAAAGACGTTAATGACTGAAGAAAATAATGAGGTTACATTAATGGTAACTCCCAATGAAGTCGGGGATAACCTGATTCAAGTAAATCTTTCCAATGAAGGCAAACCCATTGCTGAAATAGAGCAGCTTACAATCACTATGCAGCCAGTAGATACGCCAAGCGGTGAAATAAAATTGCAAATGAAGGAGAAAAACACAGGTACATTTACATCCAAGTCTTTATTAACCATGCCAGGAAAGTGGAATATCCATGTTCACGGATTAACTGAAAACCTGGATTCAATTAATGCTGATTTTATAATTTTGATAGGGAATTCATAA
- a CDS encoding S8 family peptidase — MTREKRLIPYKVLEVMETVKEKIPEGVELVKAPAIWEKSNYGESVVVAVIDTGIDKGHPDLKERIIGGKDFTNTGDYQDDNGHGTHVSGTIVAAVNNAGVVGVAPKASILALKALNGQGQGDIDWINGALEYAINWRGPNEEKVSVISLSLGGPPDEAEHKLIQKALQNDILVVCAAGNSGDGRHETDELDYPGAYPEVVEVGAVDLSRNLADFSNTNDEIDLVAPGVDILSTYPGNKYARLSGTSMATPHVSGAAALLKVIAEKEFDRNLTEAELYAQLVKSTEDLGISKKAQGNGLLNLTIADQRAEKSIKITIESENIKLPSKSVVME, encoded by the coding sequence ATGACAAGAGAAAAAAGATTAATACCTTACAAAGTTCTTGAAGTAATGGAAACGGTGAAAGAGAAGATACCTGAGGGTGTCGAGCTTGTGAAAGCCCCGGCAATTTGGGAGAAAAGCAATTATGGTGAGAGCGTGGTAGTTGCCGTCATCGATACAGGCATTGATAAGGGACATCCAGACCTCAAAGAAAGAATCATTGGTGGGAAGGATTTTACCAATACCGGAGATTATCAAGATGATAATGGACATGGGACACATGTTAGCGGTACGATTGTGGCTGCAGTCAATAATGCTGGTGTAGTGGGAGTGGCTCCAAAAGCGAGCATATTAGCGTTAAAGGCCCTAAATGGTCAAGGGCAAGGTGATATAGATTGGATTAATGGAGCTCTAGAGTATGCAATCAATTGGCGGGGACCTAATGAAGAAAAGGTTTCGGTTATTTCACTTTCACTTGGCGGGCCTCCGGATGAGGCTGAACACAAACTCATTCAAAAAGCCCTACAGAACGATATCCTTGTTGTTTGCGCAGCTGGAAATAGCGGTGATGGGCGTCATGAAACGGATGAATTGGATTATCCAGGAGCATATCCCGAGGTAGTGGAAGTCGGAGCTGTGGATTTAAGCAGAAATTTAGCGGATTTTTCGAATACAAATGATGAAATTGACCTGGTGGCGCCAGGTGTCGATATTCTTTCTACGTATCCAGGGAATAAATATGCCAGGTTGAGCGGAACGTCAATGGCTACGCCTCATGTAAGCGGTGCAGCAGCCCTCTTGAAAGTGATTGCTGAAAAGGAATTTGACCGCAATTTAACAGAAGCGGAATTATATGCACAGCTGGTGAAAAGTACGGAAGATCTGGGAATAAGCAAAAAAGCACAGGGAAATGGATTGCTTAACTTAACGATAGCGGACCAAAGAGCTGAAAAATCGATTAAGATTACCATAGAATCAGAAAACATTAAGTTACCGAGTAAATCGGTGGTCATGGAATAA
- a CDS encoding YcnI family copper-binding membrane protein — protein sequence MKNISKLLIFTFAALFIFSGSAYAHVTVKPSSSAPEAWETYTLKVPVEKETATTKVTLKVPEGVTFESYQPIPGWKVTTEDDKDGHVKSVTWAATDEGIAAGQFQQFSFVAQNPKEETKVAWDAFQYYEDGEIVEWSGDEGSDLPHSVTEITVAPKADAEPADHGHKDEADTNDSTATDNSKDSATTEGAGNQTLIITLAVISLILSIVALFAALRKTKK from the coding sequence ATGAAAAATATTTCAAAGCTACTTATTTTCACATTTGCCGCATTATTCATTTTTTCCGGTTCAGCATATGCTCACGTTACAGTCAAGCCTAGTTCATCTGCACCTGAGGCGTGGGAAACTTATACACTCAAAGTACCAGTAGAAAAAGAAACTGCCACTACAAAGGTGACTTTAAAAGTACCTGAAGGGGTTACTTTTGAAAGCTATCAGCCTATACCGGGGTGGAAAGTAACAACGGAAGATGACAAAGATGGGCATGTAAAATCGGTAACTTGGGCAGCAACCGATGAAGGAATTGCCGCTGGACAATTCCAGCAATTCTCTTTCGTAGCACAAAACCCTAAAGAAGAAACGAAAGTTGCCTGGGATGCATTTCAATATTACGAAGATGGTGAAATTGTTGAATGGAGCGGTGATGAAGGCTCAGACCTACCGCATTCTGTAACGGAGATTACAGTTGCGCCCAAGGCTGATGCAGAACCTGCGGACCATGGCCACAAAGATGAAGCTGACACTAATGATTCCACGGCAACTGACAATTCAAAGGATTCAGCAACAACAGAAGGTGCTGGCAATCAAACACTGATCATCACTCTGGCTGTCATTTCACTAATTCTGTCCATTGTAGCGCTTTTTGCAGCTCTAAGGAAAACTAAAAAATAA
- a CDS encoding nitroreductase family protein, producing METIEAIKTRRSIGIVKQDPVPKEMIEQIIEAGTYAPNHHRTEPWRFFVLTGEGRNKLGEVFEEITRIENADDTPESLISKLERQKKNPLRAPVIIAVGIEPSDKNNVLVAEEYAAVNSAIQNMLLAAHSLGLGAVWRTGKITYHEKVREFFNLSPKGEVLAFIYLGYPDMEPKPAKKTPIDELTTWIE from the coding sequence ATGGAAACTATCGAGGCTATAAAAACGAGAAGAAGCATTGGAATCGTCAAGCAAGATCCGGTACCAAAGGAAATGATCGAGCAAATCATTGAAGCTGGAACGTATGCACCTAATCACCATCGAACTGAGCCTTGGCGCTTTTTTGTATTGACTGGAGAAGGAAGAAATAAACTTGGGGAGGTATTCGAAGAAATCACAAGAATTGAAAATGCTGATGATACCCCTGAAAGTTTAATCAGCAAGCTCGAAAGGCAAAAAAAGAATCCATTAAGGGCTCCAGTCATCATCGCAGTGGGCATAGAGCCTAGTGATAAGAATAATGTCCTAGTGGCAGAAGAATATGCGGCAGTGAACAGTGCCATTCAAAACATGCTTCTTGCAGCACATTCCTTAGGTCTGGGAGCAGTATGGAGAACGGGAAAAATAACTTATCATGAAAAGGTACGTGAATTTTTCAATTTATCCCCAAAAGGAGAAGTATTGGCTTTCATATACTTGGGTTATCCTGATATGGAGCCAAAACCTGCCAAGAAAACACCGATTGATGAATTGACCACATGGATCGAATGA